One stretch of Acidobacteriota bacterium DNA includes these proteins:
- a CDS encoding NapC/NirT family cytochrome c has product MTGYAISLGFLAVVTIALIGFLVRRPESTGTLGGRILAFLALFILPGLLLLGGAGRHYEQAKSTRFCLSCHIIQPYGESLYIDHAAFLPASHYQNKRIPADRACYTCHTNYTMFGDFDDKIRGVKHVWHNFWGSASDPVELYEPYENRACLECHDGARSYEEQAVHAPFRARLLSGEKSCLMCHNLVHEVTKLDRFGRWDPEAAP; this is encoded by the coding sequence ATGACCGGTTACGCCATAAGCCTGGGTTTCCTGGCGGTCGTGACAATCGCCCTGATCGGGTTTCTGGTGCGCAGGCCCGAGTCGACCGGCACGCTCGGGGGCAGGATACTGGCATTCCTGGCTCTCTTCATTCTGCCGGGGCTGCTGCTTCTGGGTGGTGCCGGACGACATTACGAGCAGGCAAAGTCGACTCGGTTCTGTCTCTCTTGCCACATCATTCAACCCTATGGGGAGAGCCTGTATATTGACCATGCCGCCTTTCTTCCCGCATCGCACTATCAGAACAAGCGCATCCCTGCCGACCGGGCCTGTTACACCTGCCACACCAACTACACCATGTTCGGCGACTTCGATGACAAGATCCGTGGCGTGAAGCACGTGTGGCACAACTTCTGGGGCTCGGCATCCGACCCTGTGGAGTTGTATGAGCCCTATGAGAACCGGGCCTGCCTGGAGTGCCACGACGGGGCCAGGTCCTATGAGGAGCAGGCAGTCCATGCTCCTTTTCGAGCCCGCCTGCTCAGCGGCGAAAAGTCATGCCTGATGTGCCATAACCTGGTTCACGAGGTCACAAAGCTGGACCGGTTCGGGCGATGGGACCCGGAGGCGGCGCCATGA
- a CDS encoding dipeptidase: MDASKVYDEAIVIDGLSISNWESDAVFQRLRAGNITAINATVATWENFQQTMAHLAKWMRRFRERQDILQVKETADIHTAKKLGKTGIILGFQNASPIENELDRLGLFLALGVRVIQLTYHETNLLGSGCWERFDSGLSNFGVDAVREMNRLGILIDLSHVGPKTTMEAIEMSEQPVAITHANARSFYNHPRNKEEDALKLLAEKGGVVGATSYTPFLPKGYDSTLEDFVDALDNMVERIGLDHVAIGTDSTHDQPLEFWHFIVSQQGTKFPSTFADGSVPYTEINFQPKGIDTPAEFPNLAEALANRGYSAEDITKLLGGNWLKLFEKVWNP; the protein is encoded by the coding sequence ATGGACGCCAGCAAGGTCTACGACGAAGCCATCGTGATCGACGGCCTGAGCATCAGCAACTGGGAGAGCGATGCCGTCTTCCAGCGCCTGCGGGCCGGCAACATCACCGCCATCAACGCCACCGTGGCCACCTGGGAGAACTTCCAGCAGACCATGGCTCACCTGGCCAAGTGGATGCGGCGCTTTCGCGAGCGCCAGGACATCCTGCAGGTCAAGGAGACGGCCGATATCCACACCGCCAAGAAGCTGGGAAAGACCGGGATCATCCTGGGATTTCAGAATGCCTCGCCCATAGAGAACGAGCTGGACCGGCTCGGACTGTTCCTGGCCCTGGGGGTGCGGGTCATCCAGCTCACCTATCACGAGACCAATTTGCTGGGGAGCGGTTGCTGGGAGCGATTCGACAGCGGCTTGAGCAACTTCGGCGTGGATGCGGTGCGTGAAATGAACCGGCTGGGCATCCTCATCGACCTGTCCCACGTGGGCCCCAAGACCACCATGGAAGCCATCGAGATGTCGGAACAGCCGGTCGCCATCACCCACGCCAACGCCCGCAGTTTCTACAACCACCCGCGCAACAAGGAGGAAGACGCGCTCAAGTTGCTGGCCGAAAAGGGAGGTGTCGTGGGCGCCACCTCATACACTCCCTTCCTCCCCAAGGGATACGATTCGACGCTGGAGGATTTCGTGGACGCCCTCGACAACATGGTGGAGCGGATCGGCCTGGACCACGTAGCCATCGGAACCGACTCCACCCACGATCAGCCGCTGGAGTTCTGGCACTTCATCGTCTCCCAGCAGGGCACCAAGTTCCCCTCCACCTTCGCCGACGGCTCGGTACCCTACACCGAGATCAACTTTCAACCCAAGGGGATCGACACCCCGGCGGAGTTTCCCAACCTGGCCGAGGCACTGGCCAATCGCGGCTACAGCGCCGAAGACATCACCAAGCTGCTGGGCGGAAACTGGCTGAAGCTCTTCGAGAAGGTGTGGAATCCCTGA
- a CDS encoding FAD-dependent oxidoreductase, with product MNIGIVGAGIFGMAAALELRRRGHRVTLFERGRIPNPEASSTDVSKCIRRTNYPHQTYVELATRAAVQWQEWHQRTSRSIYFQTGQVIALSGFGPEHPSLTGWETLSRLATDIRELTAKEAEDRFPQLVLTGQDRLFYDPWAGYLRSGQALEDLAGLARDSGVTLREDTPVEAVEETGAGVRVCWDSGRQDCDRVVVAAGPWLAELLPAMRTRIRLTRQQMAFFVPTDPAPFRRGRFPVWSILSPGNLWYGFPYLHEGWVKVAEDSKVDDTRADVSREPTAEFLDWAREFVARHIPALSRGELAGGRSCLYTNRADMEDEQFVIDWAPGRERVLIAGCGCGHGFKFGGSIGPVIADALEDRENPLGDLFRIGSRFNQEEKE from the coding sequence GCCGCGCTGGAGCTGCGCCGTCGCGGCCACCGGGTGACCCTGTTCGAGCGCGGCCGCATCCCCAACCCCGAGGCCTCCAGCACTGACGTTTCCAAGTGCATTCGCCGCACCAACTACCCGCACCAGACCTACGTGGAGCTGGCGACCCGGGCCGCCGTCCAGTGGCAGGAGTGGCACCAACGCACCAGTCGCTCCATCTACTTCCAGACCGGCCAGGTGATCGCCCTGAGCGGCTTCGGACCGGAGCACCCGTCCCTGACCGGCTGGGAGACACTGAGCCGCCTGGCAACCGATATCCGGGAGTTGACGGCGAAGGAGGCGGAAGATCGTTTCCCCCAGTTGGTTCTGACCGGCCAGGACCGCCTCTTCTACGACCCCTGGGCCGGCTACCTGCGCAGCGGCCAGGCGCTGGAGGACCTGGCCGGGCTGGCCCGGGACTCGGGAGTCACTCTTCGCGAAGACACTCCGGTGGAGGCCGTGGAGGAGACCGGCGCCGGCGTCAGGGTTTGCTGGGATTCCGGCCGCCAGGACTGCGACCGGGTGGTGGTGGCGGCCGGGCCATGGCTGGCGGAGCTGCTGCCGGCCATGAGAACCCGGATACGCCTCACCCGGCAGCAGATGGCTTTCTTCGTCCCCACCGATCCAGCGCCCTTCCGGCGGGGACGCTTTCCCGTCTGGTCGATTCTTTCGCCGGGCAATCTCTGGTACGGCTTTCCCTACCTGCACGAGGGATGGGTAAAGGTGGCCGAAGACAGCAAGGTGGACGACACCCGCGCGGATGTCTCGCGTGAACCCACGGCCGAGTTCCTGGACTGGGCGCGGGAGTTCGTGGCCCGGCACATCCCTGCTCTCAGCCGGGGAGAACTGGCGGGTGGCCGCTCCTGTCTCTACACCAACAGGGCCGACATGGAAGACGAGCAGTTCGTCATCGACTGGGCCCCGGGGCGGGAACGGGTGCTGATCGCCGGGTGCGGCTGCGGCCACGGCTTCAAGTTCGGCGGCTCCATCGGGCCGGTGATCGCCGATGCCTTGGAGGACCGGGAGAATCCCCTGGGGGATCTGTTCCGGATTGGAAGCCGGTTCAATCAGGAAGAAAAGGAGTGA